agacctcgctgcctggatgaagacttctcaccgcctggatgtccggatttcaaaaactgtaagtggatcgtcagggggttagtgttaggttttttaaactttttttgggtggtttttctttttagaattgggttttgggctttcttaaaagagctaaatgccctttttaagggcaatgaaaaagagctgaatgcccttttaatggcaatgcccatacaaatgcccttttcagggcaatgggtagcttagggtctttttagagttaggtttttatttgggggggttggttgggtggtgggttttactgttgggggggtctttgtatttttttaaagggaaaagagctgatttctttagggcaatgccctacaaaaggcccttttaagggctattggtagtttattgtaggctagggtttttttattttgggggggggggggctttattatttttatagggttattagattaggtgtaattgcttttatttttgataattttgtttgttatttttcgtaatttagtgtttgttattttttgtactttagtatttttttattttttgtaattgtagatgttattttttttagtagggttaggtatttaatttgtaatttaatttatttaattgatagttattttaattttagtataatagtaatgttagtttaatatatagtttaaagttagtttttttttaatttcacaagaaagtttttatttattttaagatagggatcttgtcattttaatttaaagttagagggttgttaggtttaggggttaatagtttaatttagtgttttgcgatatggggggccggtggtttaggggttaataggttaatttagtggtggtgatgtgggaggccagaggttaaggggttaataactttatttagtggtggcgatgtcggggagctgcggaataggggttaatatctttattatagtggcagcgatatcgggagcggcagattagcggttaataacattatgtaggtgtcgggggcagcatattaggggtgtttagactttggggttatgttagggtgctaggtttaaacgtaacttttttttccccatagacatcaatggggctgcgttacggagcttttcattccacgatcgcaggtgttaggctttcccCACTttccctccccattgatgtctatggaaaaagcgtgcatgagcacgtcaaagcagcgcttgtattttgtgctgtatggagcttaacgcaaccatattgcacgcaaaaggcggctttttaaaaacttgtaatggcagagctttggagggtgaaataacgcaacttttgttgcgtttgtttcgcatcccctatagcgcaaaacttgtaatctaggtgaatgtaagtaTTGCCTTTGTAATAATTCTTAAGTGGTCTCAGAATACTGACGCGGCACCTTATAGAATCTCGCAAGCCCAGAGAGCATTAGAGAATTGGGCCCTTTGTATGAAAACATACGTTTGGTTTATATACGAAAGACATTTTGTGCCACTTATATGTAATTCTAGTATGAATCCTATTAAGAAATAGTAAAAAACacacaaattattttctttttgggcATTTTATTTATGTGAGGTTGTTGCTGGGCCATAAACAAGGGTGAATATCATTCCACTGAATATCACGCCAGTCTGTTACTTCCTATACAACAAACATTAGGAAGAAAGCCATTTTATAACAATGTAAAACAAAGACAGCAGGAAGTGCCAGGAGATAtataacctaataaaattattggtGTTATTGTTGGATTTCATGACCTTTCCTTGCAAGTTTCTGTCACATTGCTCTATCtaacataaactaaaaaaaaaaagcttccatgAGCTAACAAAAGGTAATGGAACCTCACTTCCTGGTAACGTTGTGTCATTTCACTCCAATTTTAAATTCACCTGTTGCAATATGGGAGTGTTATATATGAGCAACATTAATTCCCTTAGAGATGCTAAATGGCTCCAGCAGGGGGCGTGTGCAGGTGCTAGTTACCTGAAGCACAGGAGGGATGTGATTGGCTGAGCCTCCTCCCATTAGTGCAGCCTGCTAGGCTGGAGCATCACCTGTTAATAAAAGCACAGACAGGGCAGGTGATCTCACAAACAGGTGGATTTGCTTTGGGGTCAGcacaagtttttctttctttgcaGATTTATCAGTTTGTGTCTCAGGATACCACTTATACAGTAAGTTTATATATCTGCTCTGTTTTTGGTACTTTATTTTAATGGAACTGTATTGGCAAATGTTATAATATGTGTTTGGTGTTGTAATCCCAGATATATAAATCCATTTCTAATTAAGCATAATGTTCTAAAATTTGTGCTGGaaattattactatatatatatatataatgtatgtgccaAGCTGTCAGTAAACCCTTGTTTTGCCTATATTTTACTTTTCTGTTTTTCTGAGCTTCTTTCTTAATTTTATTATACCATGTAGTACTATTTTGTCATTAAAAGGTTTTCCTGTGTAACTGTTTGTTTTACACATCTAAATGGTTTAGATGTATTGTCAGGTGGGGGGCAGTGTGTGGTTTCAggtggaaaggggggggggggtgtaaagcCAGTTACTGGGCTAACAGACAATAAGGCTACAGCTGCAGTTTGTTTGGATAAGAGGATTTCAGTCTGTGGGGAAACTGGTCATATGTCTGCACCTTATATCTAAACTAATCGTTCTATTAGGAATATATAGGCTGACATTACCTGACAACCTATTTGCCTATGTAAGGTCACAGAATTCAGACTTTATTCTGAAGTGACATTATTAGAATGTGTTGTGTTTATCCTGTTGCCTGCAAGGAGTTAAGTACCAGCTACTGCTCTGTGGAACGAAAGGGGTTACgctaaaaggtttttttgtttaatGCCATAGTGCAGCTGTTCCCAGAAGCATAATCTGACCTGTAAATAAGTAGCTGTGGGTATATCAGATTATTCTTATTCAAGAACAAGTAGTGGGTTAGGAATTTCAGGCCATCTCTCTGAGTTTAGCAGATGCAAAACTAGATCTGGCTCCATTTAAAGAAATACAGAAAAATCTCACGTCTATAAAAACGCTCCATTTAAATTTGCTTCTTCCCCctccaattatgctttgttctcttcatatcccttgttgaaaaagtatatgcacatatcctacactagcaggagctagctgattggtgcctgcaaatattagtctcttgtgattggctaactctcagtactgcaatgctgctccttcagcaaaggataacaagagactgaagcaaatttgattatagaagtaaattggaaatttgtttaacattgtatcTTTTATCTATATcttgaaagaaaattgtgggtgtttcctgtcccttttaaactcAAAATTGCACCCccataaagtttaatttaaaaatataaactttgCTTTTACTATAATTACCCCCCGTGGCAACAGTGTATGCTGTGGAACATATAACGCTGACCCTCCTACATGCTTCCAATGAAAGTTGCAGGGGCTCATTTATGTTTTCCTGATTGGCCATGACAAAGGATGTGAAACAATATTTAAGTGTGACCTAcgattgcaaaacaatgcaaattttattaAATTCATTGTAAATGTTTAAAACCTTTACTTTACATACAGGCAGGTCTCTTGTAATGTGATGATCTAATATGTAAACATTATGTGTAACGGGACACTAAAGATGTTAATGATGGataaaaagattaaccccttaatgaccacaatgcaccctgtatgtcactggtcgttaagggttttttcaggacataatagcacaagtctagcaagaacacgctattaataccctccctccagaaggctttgtggaatagagcagtcttaacgctggtggcaagaccgtgctataaagcaatcaagtcccaaaaaaaggccagcgacatacagggtatgttgctggtccttaaggggttaaaggtgcaCTTATTCAAACTATAAAGGAAATGTTTGCTGTGATGTCAAGTGTTCAGTGGCTAGTAAGGGAAACTCCCTTGCTTCTATTGGTGGATAGACAAACccacacaagcataaaaacaaaggTGGTGTGAGGGCAGGGGGTCCCCACCCAGAAACatatctgcttaaaaaaaaaaaacaccccaacaagGTGCCCACAACACtagaggagttttttttttttttttttttttttttttaccagtagaCAGATGGTTCTCTAGCCcagtgatttttaacttttttttttttttttttttttttttttgccgtggcacactttttttacattaaaaaatcctgtggcacaccaccatcccaaaactttaaaaaaatcacacattgtagcctaatacagtatatatatatatatatatatatatatatatacacatactgtatgtattgtgctgttatgccatgcctcctacaaactacccctgcactgggagtaaaaaacaagcaaagtttaaaaaatatgtcacactgttgtcagtctgccgcggcacacctaaggatctctcacggcacactagttgaaaaacactgctctagctaCATCACACAAGGCTCACACCTGTACCAAGTCTGACTGGGGTTGTCTCTTTTCTTGGGCTGGAAATATACTGGCCATGCCCATTAGCATATATTTACATCAAATCAATCCTAGCAGTTATAAGTTATTTATATTTAGAATCCAACACACTTGGAAAAATTTCCCCCAtcataggatatatatttattttattattctttattttctatgtttacttaaaCTTTAACCACTGTCTGGGTGTAAATACTAAGTCTGACCCTTAAGCAGCACTGCTCTTGGGATCTCTGCCCATACATTACTGGACCAGCTGAGGTTGTGGGTTCAGGCACCCCCCAGCCAGACACTGAAACAGCTGTACTGAAACCCAGAGAGAGTGAAAGGGACACGTTGCTTATATGTAGCAGGTTCTACAGATCCTGCACCTCCTTCCAACTGTAGCACTTGCATTCCCCTACCCCATGCAGGGGACATTGCCTTGTCTGTGTGGGGTCACTGTGATCTTATCCTGTTGACCAGCTCTAGCTCCCTTTTCATGACTCagctataacccccccccccttttctggcACACACTGCCTAAGGGGTACCTACCATTAAGACCTCTGAAGTAGGGTGTGCTATAGCGGGTAGAAGCAGCTAAAGTTACCATAGAGCTCATgtatggagttaaagggacagtctaccagaaAATTATCCAGCTAGTAATCAATCTGTCCCTAGGCATAATACACGCACTTACCATTGTTTTCAACTAATAGCTATAAATACAGTATTTGTTTTGCATGACAAGTTATTTTTAAAGCTCTTTCATATGCACATTGTATAaagtgtgttcatgtgtatgtatgaTTTCCCAGCAGAAAAGTCGTCACTGAACATTAGGAACATGAAATGGACTTTCACACACTATgactcttaaatttttttttttttttttttgtcaagatCTGTAAATGTTCTTAACTATTCTGTGTGATGGTTTCCTGCAATGACTTGAAACTGAGTCAAATATGATCAATAGCTCAACCAGAAGGGTTCAAATGGCTGAAGCACTGAGACTCTTGCACATAAGGACAAATGTCCCAATGGGCTCTGCCTTTTCTGGTTTATTTTGCCTCTGTTATCTGCCATTTAGAGAGGTTACCttttgaaaccttaaagggacatgaaacccaacattttctttcatgatttagatagagcatacaattttccaatttgcctcttatttaatttgcttctttctcttatctGTTGCTGAAAGgttaacctaggttctagctgctgattggtggctacatataaatgctgattgtcattggctgacccatctgttcagttagaaacctgtagtacattgctgctccttcaacaaatgataccaagagaatgaaacaacttAGCTCATAGAAGTAAATTCTCtctaactaaattcaaactctgttatagaggatgtggagaaTATGGTTCATCTAGGCACGTAGTGGGATTGTAGGGGGATGAGACACCTGGAACCAACTAAATAAGCTACTAAGTAGGGTACTTGATGAACCTGTGACTCTCACCATTGCTCAGGCACTTATGAATCAAACACTTAACCAATTCGATACCAGAATTAACAGGTTCATTAAGATTTTATCCACAGTTACCAGAGTATGCATAGCAAGACACTGGAAGGTGGGTCCTGCCTGGCAGGAAGTCTTAGATAAGATACATATACTATGTCAGAGTAGCTTGGATTCAGGGAGACACTGACCAATTCCATAAGACATGGTTCTATTGGATTATGTAGAACTCTCCATAAGTTGACTATCAGACCGAAGCTAAAATGACTATGGGAACGTTGCGTTCTCTCTTTGGTCTATTTTTCATTGCTTGTGAACTACGGTAATTACATTACACCAGTTGAATAGATTAGACTCGGATGAGGACCACTATTCTTTTGGTTAGCGTTGTTTGCTTGTTTATTTTTCTTACAAAATTGAAAAgtcttggagatatatatatatatatatatatatatatatatatatatatatatatatatatatatgagaagcgGGGCCTTCTCCAGTGGGGGAGAATTTGTTACTGTATTTTGGGCATTCGTGTCCACTGGGTGGGTGTTCGTGACACTGGACTCTGATAGACTATCCGCCTGACGATCTGCATCTGTTTTAAATAAGACTCACAAAGGCATGCAGCATTTTAGTCTGCAAATGGCACTGTAACACTGAAACTGTATCCCTCCAATACGAAGATAGAATGTATATGATATTTCTTACTAAGCaccaaaataaaaagtattttaacataAATTGGCAAATCAtggccaactttttttttttttttttttctcaccatttTGCTGAGGTTGGCTAAGAATGATCTGGGTTCTGGTTTTGTGTATATGATACAGGTTGGTACAGGGAGAAACTATGCACCTTAGTTTGTATTGAAATAAATGGACTCTAATATGACTTTGCCTGGTCTCTTGACCTCACTTGTTGCAGAAATATGAATTAGACAGTGGTCATCACTAATAACTGAGATGCTTTATAAGTATTAGCCTTGCTGCAGCCTGTGACCTACTGGGTTATTAACTATCACTTGCTGAATAATAATTAGCACTAAATCACATGAGAATATGATCAAGGACACAATAGTTGCAggtattataaataatattattaaaaaaataaatagcaagTACAGATCATTCATTCCCTTCTTGCTATTTTCCTGCAGTAAATAAAGTGCATTTGTTCTGTAACAGCAGTGCTGGGGCTTTAActtattttccttttctttccagttGGCACGATGGGTTGCTACTCCTTTATCAAAGTGATGATGATTTTATTCAACACTCTTATATTTGTAAGTATTGAAGACTTTCCATCATCTACTGCTCAAATGCTAAAGCATCCCTTAACGATTTGATTAATAGCACATTATGGATCTTGTGATCCACACTGTTATTAAAGGTAACTGTAGTAATTACACACATCATGGCATTATCATGTGGGGTCTGTATGATACAAACTCAGTCATATTAACTTTTAAATGGTCCTGAAATCCTcagtttctttcatgcttcagatagataatacatttcaaacaactttccaatttacttctgttatcaattttattttgtggggtttttttgttttttttaatgaagcaatgcactcttgggagctatctgaacacattttgtaagccaatgaaaatggtcaTACAAgttcagctagctcctgagcctatctagatatgcttttcaacaaaggataccaagagaatgaagtaaaatggtatgctctttttgaatcctgaaaaggaaaaaatatttgcatttcatgtccctttttaagccaGAGCAGTGGCAATGCTTTAATTTCATTATGTTGCAGCATATTCTGGTCATAAAGGGGCTAACCCTCTGCCAGTGCACCAGTGACACTTGATATTTTCTTGGCTGCCCAATAAAAGGGCACTGGTGCCTCCTCCACACAACTGAGGGGTTAACCCTAAGCCCTACCACACATTACCTGCTAATGCCAGCCACATATGTTTGTGATGGGAGGTTGATCACCAGTAGGTTTCACTTATTTACTGCTTCACTGTCCCCTGTGTGCTCATCTTGCTTCCTCATTAGAGGTTTATTCCCTGGCTGTGACCAGATGAGTAGAAGTGCCTGTCTCACTTGGACTATATCTTTATACAAACACTGGCTGATGCCAGTTTCCCCCAGTCTCACTATATCCTGAACACAATGTATGTAACACTAGTCATAGGAGACTGCTGGCCTATtctatataaataaagagagagggCAGAACAAAACTCACAgttgcacataactaaacattaccaGGTGTGGCACATCCTACAGCTAGTGTTTTACTTGTCTGATAACAACGCAACTTATGCATCAGCCTATAATACACCAGGACGTCCAACTCTACAGTGAAACATGTCTGATATTAAGTAAAAGTTATTATTTCTCTGTTCTTACACCCCCCCCATCCAAATATAATTTAACTACAGATGGTGACATAACAATCCAATCTTTTCTTCTCCCTACACAGCTCGGTGGAGGAACACTGCTGGGTATTGGAATCTGGGTGGCTGTGGACAGTAAATCCTTCTTAAATATATTTGGTTCAATATCTGCTGATGCCGCTGTCCAGTTTGTAAACGTTGGGTACTTCCTGATCGCCATTGGTTCACTTCTTGTTATCTTGGGCTTCCTCGGTTGCTGTGGGGCTCAGAAAGAAAGCAAGTGCCTCCTACTGATAGTAAGTGGCTGATACTTTCCTGTTCATATGTATTAGGTAGATCAATACATAGGTAGCTGGCAGCTGCTAATGTTCTGTGTCAAATCAATTTTAACAGAGGCTACAAAATGGAATGAGTGAGCAGAGCCCTGTGCTTATcgcaggcattaatcagtatgtaggaaagccttatgcttatcgcaggcattagtcagtatgtaggatagccttatgtttatcccaggcattcttgaagtgctCCACAGTATTTGTCTTTGTCACCTCTATTGGTGAGGGATTCATAAATTAAACCTCCCTTTCTATGCAAAATATTTTGTAGTTTTGCTTTTGGCTAAGATATCACCGACTTTGTTCCAAATCCTAAATGTATTTTGTCTGAATCCCCAGTGATTATCTAGATATAGATGTGATACTTTATTGCCAAAATCTGCTCTCCTAATATAACAACGcacttgtggggttttttttgttttgttttcctgcaACATTGTACATATATTTAACACAAACTCTCAGGATGTTTTTCAGTtcaactattataataaaaaaatatttttccatataCACTTCTATTTAAAGGGGGGGAAAAAACTAATTTTTAATCTTTTAGAAATCAATTCATAAGTAGAACATCAGCTAATATGTTTTGTCACAGGTTGTTGTCTAACTGCTAGGTTTTTATATATTCTGTATAAATATAgaacctaatacattttttttttttttttttttttattcattttcagtTTTTCTCCATAATACTGATTATCTTCATTGCGGAGATAGCTGGTGCTGTTGTCGCTTTGGTTTATTCCAATTTGGTAAGAATATTTAGTTTGTTGCCCAAGCGGCAGACAACTCTTCATTGTCTTGCACATTTTTATTATAGatagatctatatatatctctatctatccccATAAAGTTTATAACCAACCATTTCACATCACAAAAGACCTCACATTAATGAGGGTTTCTATAGAGTAGCAATAAGTGGCACTGCCAAAGCCACACCTTGAGTAGCCAGTCTGTaattatttaaacatttactgtTTTGAAAAACTCTTCTCGGCTTTAATTCTCATTCAGATACCAAGATTCAGGGGTACTGCATTGTGTGTACTGTCGGGCATGGAAGATACCAGCACATGTGTTATATTATATCCATCAGTAACATAATATGAATAAATCTGTTTTCTACACTCTCCATCCTTCAGGCAGAAAGCATCCTTCAGCCTCTCCTGGCGCCGGTCTTAAAGAATGACTACGGAAGGAAAGACGATGTGACCAGATCCTGGAATATGACCATGCATGATGTAAGGACAATTCCAAgccttgtgtgttttttttttttatataattgccaGCCTTCTTCCCttctctgactttttttttttttttttttttttttttttttttttttccctcctccttcCAGTTCAAGTGCTGTGGCTTCACTGGGTACAGTGACTTTGACGGTTCCTATTACTTGAACCAGACACGCATGTACCCATCATACTGCTGCAACTCCAATACATCAGCCGTGTGTTCTCAAGCGGCTGCAAAAACCGCCAACGTTGAGGTACAGTCATCCTACATGTTTTATCCTATGTCTTGTCAGTTATCCTGCACATCAGTTCCTTGTATAGCAATAAACTGACCTAATGTCTTGTAGTTTTCTAAATATAGAAccatgtagggtttttttttttgttttttgtttttttttctctcctgctgAAAAAGTAAATACAACCTCTGCTACTTTCCCAGTAGGGACAATCCTAAACATGAAAACAGTTGGTAGATTTTCAGTATTGAACTGGGCCTAGACTAGCTAGTGCCAGTGGTGACAGCTTGTAACTCTTGGGTAAATTATCACACAACCAGGTCCTCATTATTACACTATAAATGTTGTTGTTCCTTAAGTCTCCTGTTAGTTAATGATTTGTTTGTCGTCCCCCCCCCAGGGTTGTTTTACGTCGCTGTTGGCACTTATAAAACAGAATGCAGCTATAGTGGGAGGTGTTGCAGCTGGAATCTGTGCACTGGAGGTAAGTAGCTAACTTTGTCTTTTGTAGATTTGACTTAGACAAAATTCTGGTGTCTTGGTAGGATCAGAACCTGCAGTCAGCCAGCCACGTTTTCCTAAAATGGTCTGAACATACAAAATACAAGAGGTGACTTTCCTCATTATATAATCATTGGGAAGTCACATCAAATGTCTGCTTCACTGTGACCTCATCAAATGTCAAGATTCCACCTTCCCTTTTAACTTTCAATTATTTTTAAACTATGCCTGGAAGAGGTTTCCTAAGGTGCTACCATTGTGGAGATTCCCCTGGACTTTGCAATAGTGCACTAGTTTTCCCTGGCAGTCAGATTCATGCACTTTATATGGTTCACGTGACGTGAGCCGAGAAATGGCTGCTatcatattgtattgtatttgatAGTATCATGGTAGATGTTGttgtgttttgggtttttttttgggggggggggtttaacagCACGATTCACTCAGTGATAAGCCCACATCCTTGTCATTAGGGAACTCACAAAATCAGTCTTATTGTATAGAGTCTCCCCAGTGGAGTGTTTGCACAGTGACATTTCATTTGATACATGTGGATATACATTAGTTGTTGTTGCTTTCAAACTTGTAGCTACTAGATGTTTAAATAAAActgtgaaacacaaaaatgttttgtgattcagagcataccattttaaagagtttccaatttacttctattatcaaattttcttagttctcataTTTTTGTGTTTGAGaaacctaggtagatgtctggagctctacatggcaagacaaagtgctgccatctagtgttcttacaaatggaTAATGTTATCCATTTTACTTAATAATCTAGGAATTTTTGAGACTGGGTTTGTATTGGTGGGTAATATCCTTGATTTTTAAATCTTTTGTGACTGATTTATCTGGGTGGTTCGATGTTTGCTTTATCTCGCAGCACCTAAAACCACAACCTGTTGTGTGTTTAATACACCCTCTTCCTGCCATAAGGGGGTAAGTGTGCCTTAAATGGTGCAGGTCGGAAAAAGGGAAATGAGTAGCTGCTTTCCCTTCTGTCATGCAATACAAACATTGCAAATTTGTGTTCTATAGATAATATGGACGtgtggtaacttaaagggacactgaacccaaattttttttttctttcgtgtttcagagcatgcaattttaagcaactttctaatttactacaataatcactttttcttcattctcttgctatctttatttgaaaatgaaggcatctaagcttttttttttctcagtactatggacagcacttttttttttttttattggtggatgaatttatccaccaattggcaagaacaacccaggttgttcaccaaaaatgggctgacatctgatctcacattattgcatttcaaataaagataccaagaaaatgttgataataggagtaaattaaaaaattgcttaaaatgtcatgctctatctgaatcccaaaagagaaaaaatgtgggttcagtgttcctttaatcatTACTGAAGCGATGGGCACCTTTTTTATTATGTGGCCTTTGTCACTGCTCTTGCATCCTCCTGTACAGGGTAACACACCTACTGCCTGGATGTTCCCATAGGCGGGTGACCTAATAGTAGTGTCTCCTTGCTTAATTGGGGAAAATTATACAGTAAACATCCTATAattttaaagcttttaaaagacAGTGGTGTGTCAGGGCTAGCATGAGATATTGTGCTGCTTGGATCCAAGAATGAAATGATGCTGCCCATAACTCATCTAGTACAGTCTTAAGTCATTGGGTTTTCAAGCCTGTCCCCAGACCTCCCCCAGCCGGACAGATTTTgaagattaccttggatgagagcagataaaatCAGTTGATAATTTCACCTGTGATCTAGCTTAGATATTCTCAATATCCTGGCCTATGAAggagtcctgaggacaggtttgaaaaccactggtCTAAATGCATAGTCGGTAATCTCAATTTAGTTCAGCAGAGTGGAAAAAATGCagaacaaattaaacaaatgtgtattaaaaataaaaataaaaaaattcaatagcATGAACTCTGGGGGGCGACATACACGTGCACTGTTCTCTTTCACATGCTGGTGGTGcctcagtgtgcatataaagagaatatatatatatatatatatacactaaagtcAGAATCTGCACTCTCAGCTC
This portion of the Bombina bombina isolate aBomBom1 chromosome 10, aBomBom1.pri, whole genome shotgun sequence genome encodes:
- the TSPAN1 gene encoding tetraspanin-1; its protein translation is MGCYSFIKVMMILFNTLIFLGGGTLLGIGIWVAVDSKSFLNIFGSISADAAVQFVNVGYFLIAIGSLLVILGFLGCCGAQKESKCLLLIFFSIILIIFIAEIAGAVVALVYSNLAESILQPLLAPVLKNDYGRKDDVTRSWNMTMHDFKCCGFTGYSDFDGSYYLNQTRMYPSYCCNSNTSAVCSQAAAKTANVEGCFTSLLALIKQNAAIVGGVAAGICALELAAMVVSMYLYCQLDKGNSIH